In a genomic window of Sulfurisphaera tokodaii str. 7:
- a CDS encoding glycoside hydrolase family 15 protein produces the protein MNKKQALPLLILIIMFFHPLLLTTSISSQNYYNSPSYLLLNNWDNQSIWIVTGIKVPKPLLNGFPIFPPSIRNLYLGKFGILNFSVNINITSEEAYLTLNNSVIISGNEGNITIMTPPYTPYILLTFNIVTRLTITVLTNGTIYKKGGEIVISMSKPRLPIFLLSNISSYFIQNHEIIFNISKGIWFLEIGVNASPYNSVSALINLNNKEVSQWLNKSRIPKLPDPLLKEYFLSLLLIKDDQNPYLGTFAASPSPIYLYSWVRDSAFSAIALQQAGHYNSALKYWLWMANAEQLQPGVWYTRYNFYNGEPDSSFGIPELDSIGLYEIGVYDYYNLTHNITFLKLVLPRINESVEYQIQQIENDKYHLIPPDLSIWEDRLAYHFWTEAINDLGLLSVVKIYKALGLNYTLVLKEEKALNESIIRYFWDNNSFASALGTSVLFENGKSEEVLTPEPPSIDSATLLPIDMGYLPYNSNYSVENFDTVIKTLTRDGGLARFPDDLYHYSEYLYDATGPSPPWIITTLFEAWYLEEIGKYNEVESILYWAYNHSQHGLLPEAVNPSVNDSYPLPTTSPLTWSSAMFVIVSLHYKQEHSSVSILIFLVIVIVLIPILYYLIKKFYHS, from the coding sequence ATGAATAAGAAACAAGCTCTTCCGTTACTAATATTAATAATCATGTTTTTTCATCCTTTATTGCTAACTACTTCCATTAGTTCTCAAAATTATTACAATAGCCCATCCTATCTTTTACTGAATAACTGGGATAATCAGTCAATTTGGATAGTAACCGGTATAAAAGTTCCTAAACCTTTACTTAATGGATTTCCGATTTTCCCACCTTCAATAAGAAACCTTTATTTAGGGAAATTCGGAATCCTCAACTTCAGTGTGAACATTAATATTACTTCGGAAGAAGCTTATTTAACACTCAATAACAGTGTTATAATTTCTGGTAATGAAGGAAATATAACAATAATGACACCTCCTTATACTCCATACATTCTACTGACGTTTAATATAGTAACAAGATTAACTATAACAGTTTTGACAAACGGAACGATTTATAAAAAAGGAGGAGAAATTGTTATAAGTATGAGTAAGCCTCGATTACCAATTTTCCTTTTATCTAACATTAGCTCATATTTTATCCAAAATCATGAAATTATATTTAATATATCTAAAGGAATATGGTTCTTGGAAATAGGCGTTAACGCAAGTCCGTATAACAGTGTATCAGCTTTAATTAACTTAAATAATAAAGAAGTTTCCCAATGGCTTAACAAATCCAGAATTCCTAAATTACCAGATCCTTTGTTGAAAGAATATTTCCTCTCTCTTTTACTTATTAAGGATGATCAAAACCCTTATCTAGGCACTTTCGCCGCTTCTCCTTCTCCAATATACTTATATTCTTGGGTTAGAGACTCAGCTTTTAGTGCAATAGCCCTACAACAAGCTGGACATTATAATTCAGCCTTAAAATATTGGCTTTGGATGGCTAATGCAGAACAACTTCAGCCTGGGGTTTGGTATACCAGGTATAACTTCTACAATGGAGAACCAGATTCGAGTTTCGGTATACCAGAATTAGATAGTATAGGACTTTATGAGATAGGAGTGTATGATTATTATAATTTAACTCATAATATCACATTTCTCAAGTTAGTTTTACCTAGAATTAATGAAAGCGTAGAATATCAGATTCAACAGATAGAAAATGATAAATATCACCTAATTCCCCCAGACTTAAGTATATGGGAGGACAGATTAGCATATCATTTCTGGACAGAGGCTATAAATGATTTAGGCTTATTAAGCGTAGTTAAAATCTATAAGGCTTTAGGCTTAAACTATACTCTCGTATTGAAAGAAGAGAAAGCGCTAAATGAAAGCATCATTAGATACTTCTGGGACAATAATTCATTTGCCTCAGCACTTGGAACTTCTGTGCTATTTGAAAATGGAAAGAGTGAAGAAGTCTTAACACCGGAGCCACCTTCAATAGATTCAGCAACTTTACTACCTATTGACATGGGATATTTACCTTATAACTCCAACTACTCTGTCGAAAATTTTGACACTGTAATAAAGACATTAACCAGAGATGGTGGATTAGCTAGATTTCCTGACGATCTTTATCACTATTCCGAGTATTTATATGATGCTACCGGGCCTAGTCCTCCGTGGATAATTACCACGTTATTTGAAGCATGGTATCTAGAGGAGATTGGAAAGTATAATGAGGTAGAAAGTATATTATACTGGGCATATAATCATAGTCAGCATGGTCTATTGCCGGAAGCCGTAAATCCTTCTGTAAATGATAGTTATCCGTTGCCAACTACATCGCCGTTAACATGGTCATCAGCTATGTTTGTTATTGTCTCTCTACATTATAAGCAAGAACACTCATCAGTATCGATTTTAATATTTTTAGTTATAGTAATAGTTTTGATACCAATCCTATATTATTTAATAAAAAAATTCTATCATAGTTAA
- a CDS encoding AMP-binding protein: MKYAKGEELEELKYPKPVTEMIPSYDSIAIDYFGTKITYRELNLMIDSVASQLDINKGDVVIVTMQNIPQFIITEFAVWKKGGIVLPVNPSYTEKELDYIIENSEAKLMIRSCEAINTKKIRTITTNPETFHEIPSELKAKWKIIDCEEELDFKSLHREKVDVSPNDLALLVYTSGTTGRPKGVPITHKNIYASSIIYKHWFKFTEKDKVLGIAPFFHITGQIFHITTPLISGSEIVISYRFDPTLALRHVEEKKTTVTMAVATAYRAILNEYKGEDLSSMRLWSSGGMPMPRTLEIEWREKIGQWIYMAWGLTETTSPATLWPYPYNGELPVDPETGVVSSGIPVYNTEISIAEDGEVLVRGPQVVSGYWKMEKFRDGWLPTGDIGKIIDGWVYIIDRKKDIINASGFKIMPREVEEVIYMHPAVSEVAVVGLPDQYRGETVAAFIKLKDGYTPNEKVEEEIISLCRKNLAPYKVPKIIRFVNEIPKTPSGKIMRRVFRNERI, encoded by the coding sequence ATGAAATATGCAAAGGGTGAAGAGCTAGAAGAATTGAAATATCCCAAGCCAGTTACAGAAATGATTCCTTCATATGACTCTATAGCTATAGATTATTTCGGTACAAAGATAACGTATAGGGAATTAAACCTAATGATAGATTCTGTAGCCTCACAACTTGACATAAATAAAGGAGATGTTGTGATTGTTACAATGCAAAACATTCCGCAGTTCATTATCACCGAATTTGCAGTATGGAAAAAAGGAGGAATAGTACTGCCGGTAAATCCCTCTTATACAGAGAAGGAATTAGACTATATAATAGAAAACTCTGAAGCTAAGTTAATGATAAGGTCTTGCGAGGCTATTAACACAAAAAAGATAAGGACTATAACTACTAATCCAGAAACGTTCCATGAAATTCCTAGTGAATTGAAAGCCAAATGGAAAATAATTGATTGTGAAGAAGAATTAGACTTCAAATCGTTACATCGTGAGAAAGTTGATGTCTCTCCTAATGATCTAGCCTTATTAGTATATACCTCTGGGACCACTGGGAGACCTAAGGGAGTACCTATAACACATAAAAATATTTATGCTTCATCCATAATATACAAACACTGGTTTAAGTTTACTGAAAAGGATAAAGTACTGGGAATAGCGCCTTTCTTTCATATTACCGGTCAGATCTTTCACATCACAACACCATTAATTTCGGGAAGTGAGATAGTGATTTCATACAGGTTTGATCCAACTTTAGCTTTAAGACATGTCGAGGAAAAGAAGACTACAGTAACAATGGCAGTAGCAACTGCATATCGAGCTATTCTCAATGAGTATAAGGGAGAAGATCTCTCAAGTATGAGGCTTTGGTCTTCTGGAGGGATGCCTATGCCCAGAACGCTTGAAATTGAGTGGAGGGAAAAAATAGGACAATGGATTTACATGGCTTGGGGTCTTACGGAGACTACTTCTCCCGCAACTCTATGGCCTTACCCTTATAATGGTGAGCTACCAGTAGATCCAGAGACTGGAGTAGTGAGTTCCGGTATACCGGTTTATAATACTGAGATAAGTATAGCTGAAGATGGTGAAGTTTTAGTTAGAGGACCTCAAGTAGTTTCAGGTTATTGGAAGATGGAGAAATTTAGAGATGGTTGGCTCCCCACGGGAGATATAGGCAAAATAATTGATGGTTGGGTTTACATAATAGATAGAAAGAAGGATATAATTAACGCTTCTGGATTTAAGATTATGCCTAGAGAAGTGGAAGAAGTAATCTACATGCACCCAGCTGTAAGTGAAGTAGCAGTAGTAGGTTTACCAGATCAATATAGAGGTGAAACAGTTGCAGCATTTATAAAGCTAAAGGATGGTTATACACCAAACGAAAAAGTTGAGGAGGAGATTATATCTTTATGTAGAAAAAATCTAGCGCCATATAAAGTGCCAAAAATTATTAGATTTGTTAATGAGATTCCAAAGACACCATCTGGAAAGATTATGAGAAGAGTTTTCAGAAATGAAAGAATATAA
- a CDS encoding aspartate aminotransferase family protein, which produces MDDDKKIIREHTFKTWSKQSSWEPIIVTSSRGVYFYDSNGKKYLDFSSQFVNVNLGYGNERVINAIKEQLDTLQYINPSFGAVVRAKATKALLEVMPKNLTKFFFSTSGTEANEAAVKVSRLYKKPSYKILARYRSYHGSTEASISLTGDYRRWFVEPNTMPGVVRFPEPYCFRCPLKLKYPECNLACANYVDYIIKQEKNVAAIIVEPITGTNGVIVPPKEYMPLLWKIAKENDVLFIADEVMTGWGRVGEWFAVNLWNIQPDILTTAKGASASYVPIGITAFNKEIGEFFEDHIFAHGHTFEAHPVSLAAIPAVIEEYKRLNLLSHVKVMGEYLGKRLLELKERHKSIGDIRGIGLFWAVELVKDKNNTPFGDYEDKYEGKPTVVDIISKKALEKGVYVYNGPSWLIISPPLIINKEEIDQGIETLDEVIKEADSAFKD; this is translated from the coding sequence ATGGATGATGATAAGAAAATTATAAGAGAGCATACCTTCAAGACATGGAGTAAGCAAAGTAGTTGGGAACCAATTATTGTAACGAGTAGTAGGGGTGTCTATTTTTACGACAGCAATGGTAAAAAATATCTCGATTTTTCGTCACAATTTGTAAATGTTAATCTTGGTTACGGAAATGAAAGAGTAATAAATGCAATAAAAGAGCAACTTGACACTTTACAATACATTAATCCTTCTTTCGGTGCAGTAGTTAGAGCTAAGGCTACAAAAGCACTTCTCGAAGTAATGCCAAAAAATCTTACAAAATTCTTCTTTTCAACATCAGGTACAGAGGCTAATGAAGCTGCGGTAAAGGTAAGTAGGTTATATAAAAAACCATCATATAAGATATTAGCTAGGTATAGATCATATCATGGCTCTACAGAGGCATCAATATCGTTAACTGGTGATTACAGAAGATGGTTTGTTGAACCAAATACAATGCCGGGTGTAGTGAGATTTCCAGAGCCTTATTGTTTCAGATGCCCTTTAAAGCTAAAATATCCTGAGTGTAATTTAGCATGTGCAAATTACGTTGATTATATAATAAAGCAAGAGAAAAATGTGGCTGCAATTATAGTAGAACCAATAACTGGAACTAATGGCGTTATAGTTCCCCCTAAAGAGTATATGCCATTACTTTGGAAGATAGCCAAAGAGAACGACGTATTGTTTATAGCTGATGAAGTGATGACTGGTTGGGGAAGGGTAGGGGAGTGGTTTGCGGTTAACTTATGGAACATACAGCCAGATATTTTAACTACTGCTAAAGGAGCCTCAGCCTCCTATGTCCCAATAGGAATTACTGCATTTAATAAGGAGATTGGTGAGTTTTTTGAAGACCATATATTTGCCCACGGCCATACGTTTGAAGCACATCCTGTATCATTAGCTGCAATACCGGCAGTAATTGAAGAATACAAGAGGTTAAACCTATTATCACATGTTAAAGTTATGGGAGAATACCTGGGGAAAAGATTACTTGAGCTTAAGGAAAGACATAAGAGTATTGGTGATATTAGGGGAATTGGACTATTTTGGGCTGTAGAATTAGTTAAAGATAAGAATAATACACCTTTTGGTGATTATGAAGATAAATATGAGGGAAAACCCACAGTTGTAGATATTATATCTAAAAAAGCATTAGAGAAGGGTGTTTATGTATATAATGGACCCTCATGGCTCATAATCTCTCCACCCCTTATCATAAATAAAGAAGAGATAGATCAAGGTATAGAAACACTAGATGAGGTAATAAAAGAAGCAGATAGTGCATTTAAAGATTAA
- the araD gene encoding arabinonate dehydratase, translating to MIKDIRTYKLCYEGINEERDALAVKALAEHPMEIVVTEIETSDGQVGYGESLAYGCSDVVKVTIDKILKPLLLNEDEELIENLWDKMYKATLRFGRRGIVIAGISGIDIALWDIMGKKTKKPIYKLLGGAKKKIRAYITGGYYSEKKDLERLKDEVAYYVKMGFKGVKIKIGGKSMNEDLERLKAVKEVVGDDVRIAVDANNVYTFEEALKMGKELEKLNIWFFEEPIQTDLLDLSAELAKALEVPIAGYETAYTRWEFYEIMRKKSVDIVQTDAMWTGGISEMMKIGNMAKVMGYPLIPHYSAGGISLIANLHVASALGTEWIEMHLRRNDLRDKIFKEQIEIDDGHLVTPDRPGLGYTLREGVLEEYKCKS from the coding sequence ATGATAAAAGATATTAGAACCTACAAACTGTGTTATGAAGGAATAAATGAGGAAAGGGATGCATTAGCCGTTAAAGCCTTAGCTGAACACCCTATGGAAATTGTAGTTACGGAAATAGAGACTTCCGATGGACAAGTAGGTTATGGCGAATCATTAGCTTATGGCTGTTCTGATGTAGTGAAAGTTACGATAGATAAAATTCTCAAACCACTTCTTCTTAATGAGGACGAGGAACTTATTGAAAATTTATGGGATAAAATGTATAAAGCAACTTTAAGATTCGGAAGAAGAGGTATAGTGATTGCCGGTATTAGTGGTATTGATATAGCCCTTTGGGATATAATGGGTAAGAAGACAAAGAAACCGATATATAAATTATTAGGTGGAGCAAAAAAGAAAATTAGAGCTTATATTACTGGGGGATATTATTCAGAGAAAAAGGATTTGGAAAGGCTAAAGGATGAAGTAGCATATTACGTGAAGATGGGCTTTAAAGGTGTTAAGATTAAAATTGGTGGAAAGTCTATGAATGAGGACTTGGAAAGACTTAAAGCTGTTAAGGAGGTTGTAGGAGATGATGTAAGAATAGCTGTTGATGCTAATAACGTATATACCTTTGAAGAGGCATTAAAAATGGGTAAAGAACTTGAGAAGTTAAACATATGGTTCTTTGAAGAACCGATACAGACAGATTTGTTAGATCTAAGTGCTGAGCTTGCGAAGGCATTAGAAGTCCCAATAGCTGGATATGAGACAGCATATACTAGATGGGAGTTTTATGAGATTATGAGAAAGAAGTCTGTAGACATAGTTCAAACTGATGCAATGTGGACTGGAGGAATATCGGAAATGATGAAAATAGGGAATATGGCTAAAGTAATGGGATATCCCCTTATTCCACATTACTCTGCTGGTGGAATATCACTCATAGCAAATCTTCATGTTGCAAGTGCATTAGGAACTGAATGGATTGAGATGCACTTAAGAAGAAACGACTTAAGGGATAAGATATTTAAGGAGCAAATTGAAATAGATGATGGACATTTAGTTACTCCAGATAGACCTGGATTAGGATATACTTTAAGAGAAGGTGTGCTAGAAGAGTATAAATGTAAAAGTTAA
- a CDS encoding M20/M25/M40 family metallo-hydrolase, with the protein MLTEEEKQYALKKYVEFLQHPSISATGEGIRETASWLKEFMEELGIKATIEETGGHPVVYGEANNGGDKTLLVYNHYDVQPVDPLNEWKYPPFSAIIENGHIYGRGASDNKGVLIARLIAFSKYKGNLSFKFLVEGEEEIGSVNLPNYVERKKPKADAVIMEGAGLDTKGRPMIVLGVKGLLYVQLTVRTASKDIHSSNAPIVYNPVWELIKILNEIYDGERVKLKGFYNDIEPLSDEMKELLAKLDIDMEELRKSLGAYKLKGNIREIYIEPTCNIDGIYSGYIGKGSKTIVPAYAFAKIDFRLVPNQDPKKVFSSLLEVVKDRAEVEVFGMEKPVRTSPNAKVVKAMINSAKKVYSLDPVVIPNSAGTQPMGVFYDLGIREIVSAIGVGTPSSNAHAPNENVKLENFYKAIEHAYEFFNEYSSV; encoded by the coding sequence ATGCTAACTGAAGAGGAGAAACAGTACGCATTAAAGAAGTACGTGGAATTCTTGCAACACCCTTCAATCTCTGCAACTGGTGAGGGAATAAGGGAAACGGCTTCCTGGCTCAAAGAATTCATGGAAGAATTAGGAATAAAGGCCACTATAGAAGAGACTGGAGGGCATCCGGTAGTTTACGGTGAGGCGAATAATGGGGGTGATAAGACGCTCCTAGTATATAATCATTATGACGTCCAACCTGTGGATCCCCTAAATGAGTGGAAATACCCTCCCTTTTCAGCTATAATAGAGAACGGCCATATTTACGGTAGAGGGGCATCGGATAATAAAGGAGTGTTAATTGCAAGACTAATAGCGTTTTCAAAATACAAGGGGAATTTAAGCTTCAAATTCCTAGTTGAGGGTGAGGAGGAAATAGGTAGTGTGAATTTACCAAATTATGTGGAGAGGAAAAAGCCTAAGGCGGATGCAGTGATCATGGAAGGTGCAGGATTAGATACTAAGGGTAGACCAATGATAGTGTTGGGAGTTAAGGGACTACTATACGTCCAACTGACAGTAAGGACTGCTAGTAAGGACATTCATTCTTCAAATGCACCGATAGTTTATAATCCAGTATGGGAGCTGATCAAAATCTTGAACGAGATATATGACGGTGAGAGGGTAAAACTTAAGGGGTTTTATAACGATATAGAGCCTTTAAGTGATGAGATGAAGGAACTTCTCGCTAAGCTTGATATAGACATGGAGGAGTTGAGAAAATCCCTGGGGGCTTATAAACTTAAGGGTAATATAAGGGAAATATATATTGAGCCTACTTGTAACATAGATGGTATTTATTCCGGTTATATTGGTAAGGGGAGCAAGACTATAGTCCCGGCATATGCCTTTGCTAAGATCGACTTTAGGTTAGTCCCGAATCAAGACCCTAAAAAAGTCTTTTCATCACTCCTTGAAGTAGTTAAGGATAGAGCTGAGGTTGAAGTTTTCGGAATGGAGAAGCCAGTTAGGACGAGCCCTAATGCTAAAGTAGTCAAAGCAATGATTAATTCTGCTAAAAAAGTTTACTCACTTGACCCAGTTGTAATTCCCAATTCTGCTGGTACTCAGCCCATGGGGGTATTTTACGACTTGGGAATAAGGGAGATTGTAAGTGCTATAGGTGTTGGGACTCCTTCATCTAATGCCCACGCTCCAAACGAGAACGTTAAATTGGAGAACTTTTACAAGGCCATTGAACATGCCTATGAATTCTTTAACGAGTACTCGTCGGTTTAA
- a CDS encoding Lrp/AsnC family transcriptional regulator produces MDEIDLKILKILQKDAKYSLEDLSTELKMPKSTVAYRIKRLESLNIIKGYYAQIDPTALNLDYIVISLIRGKYSKDYHIELGSKLANIPGVWGVYFVLGDTDFIVIARYRNREDFMKNYLERITSMPEVERSSTHVVVKIIKESPNMVIWW; encoded by the coding sequence ATGGATGAAATAGATTTAAAGATTCTAAAAATACTTCAGAAAGATGCAAAATACTCATTAGAAGATTTAAGTACTGAATTGAAAATGCCTAAGTCAACAGTAGCATATAGGATTAAGAGATTGGAATCTTTAAATATTATAAAAGGGTATTATGCTCAAATAGATCCTACCGCATTAAATCTAGATTATATCGTAATCAGCTTAATAAGAGGCAAATACAGTAAAGACTATCATATAGAATTGGGCTCTAAGCTAGCTAATATTCCTGGCGTATGGGGTGTGTATTTTGTATTGGGTGATACAGATTTCATAGTAATCGCTAGATATAGAAATAGGGAAGATTTTATGAAAAACTATTTAGAGAGAATAACAAGTATGCCAGAAGTCGAAAGATCTAGTACACATGTTGTAGTTAAAATAATTAAGGAGTCTCCTAATATGGTTATTTGGTGGTAA
- a CDS encoding Zn-ribbon domain-containing OB-fold protein has protein sequence MKLEEIYAKYDEIIRKDSSLPYVKCEDCNYTFFYARHFCPKCGSRNIEVLKSSGIGKVFSWTKIYRKGETWIYGIVELEEGFKVYCNFTEDVKIGDKVKVKVIRTDKYYSILASQI, from the coding sequence ATGAAATTAGAGGAGATTTACGCAAAATATGATGAGATTATAAGAAAAGACTCTTCATTACCTTATGTAAAGTGTGAGGACTGTAACTATACCTTCTTCTATGCTAGGCATTTTTGTCCCAAATGTGGTTCAAGGAACATTGAAGTTCTGAAGAGTTCCGGAATTGGTAAAGTGTTCTCATGGACTAAGATATATAGGAAAGGTGAAACATGGATTTACGGAATTGTTGAACTTGAAGAGGGATTTAAAGTATATTGTAATTTCACTGAGGACGTTAAGATAGGAGATAAAGTTAAAGTAAAAGTAATCCGTACCGATAAATACTATAGTATATTAGCTAGTCAGATTTGA
- a CDS encoding thiolase family protein — MIVGFASNLYKKYEGSTFEILADTFFSALDVAGLNKDEIEGLFITALPGTFDGYATLHFPTTQIAQYLGIKPKFTKVFDYGGASALSMIYHAYKAIKAGEGDTIACIVGGKASDLRGKGVTVDSVDKAYSDVSITPFDKLFRGLNDLNPVSDYALVANRHKYLFGSTDEQRALIAVRQRFNAQNNDKAMFRDPLTVEQVLKSSMVSEPLRLLEIVYPIDGFHVFIVSKKTYKSSLRPIDVLAYGEAHWTVMPTELNDIIYTPAVQSAKNIFDLNKVDAFELYDSFTITVMLQVEDIGLAEKGKGGEFFEKHDTTYLGDIPINTGGGSLNTGQPAYMSGGVILEEALLQLNSMAKGHQVKDADIVFLNGIGGWNRAHSVSLVLGEEK, encoded by the coding sequence ATGATAGTAGGTTTTGCAAGTAATTTGTACAAAAAATATGAAGGCTCTACTTTCGAAATCCTTGCAGATACTTTCTTTTCAGCATTAGATGTTGCTGGATTAAATAAAGACGAAATAGAAGGACTTTTCATCACTGCATTACCGGGAACTTTTGATGGTTACGCTACACTTCACTTCCCTACAACCCAAATAGCCCAATATCTCGGTATAAAACCTAAATTCACAAAGGTTTTTGATTATGGTGGAGCATCAGCTTTAAGTATGATATATCATGCATATAAAGCTATTAAGGCTGGAGAAGGAGATACCATAGCTTGCATAGTAGGAGGGAAGGCTTCTGATCTAAGAGGTAAGGGAGTTACTGTAGATTCGGTAGATAAAGCGTATTCAGATGTAAGTATAACTCCATTCGACAAACTCTTCAGAGGTCTTAACGATTTAAATCCCGTATCAGATTACGCTTTAGTAGCTAATAGGCATAAGTATCTATTCGGGAGTACTGATGAGCAGAGGGCATTAATAGCAGTAAGACAGAGGTTTAACGCACAGAATAATGATAAGGCTATGTTCAGAGACCCACTTACAGTAGAACAAGTACTTAAATCCTCTATGGTCTCAGAACCTTTAAGACTTTTAGAAATAGTTTACCCTATAGACGGTTTCCACGTATTCATAGTGAGTAAGAAGACTTATAAATCTAGTCTTAGACCGATAGATGTTTTGGCTTACGGAGAAGCTCACTGGACTGTAATGCCAACAGAACTTAATGATATAATTTATACTCCAGCAGTTCAGAGTGCTAAGAATATATTTGATCTTAATAAAGTTGATGCATTCGAACTTTACGATTCCTTCACCATAACAGTAATGTTACAAGTTGAGGATATTGGTTTAGCGGAAAAAGGAAAGGGAGGAGAATTCTTCGAAAAACATGATACAACATATCTTGGCGATATTCCAATAAATACAGGTGGAGGAAGCCTCAACACTGGGCAACCGGCATATATGAGCGGTGGAGTAATCTTAGAAGAAGCATTACTCCAGCTGAATAGCATGGCTAAAGGGCATCAAGTAAAAGATGCTGACATAGTTTTCCTAAACGGAATAGGCGGATGGAATAGGGCTCATTCTGTTAGTTTAGTATTGGGTGAAGAAAAATGA
- the fabG gene encoding 3-oxoacyl-ACP reductase FabG, with translation MGIELNGKIAIVTGASSGIGRAIAFKLASRGANLILGDVKIDELRKVAEEIAKETKVKVIPLYVNVGDFNSTKEFYNKGISELGVDYVDILVNNAGINRDALFVKMTYEQWDEVIKVDLYSMFNMTKQVVDGMVKRNYGRIINISSLSWLGNIGQANYSAAKAGVIGFTKTLARELGKYNITVNAICPGFIDTPMTRAVPEKIRQRIIERIPMGRIGQPEDVANLVAFLASDEASYITGEVIGVTGGLVL, from the coding sequence ATGGGCATAGAATTAAATGGAAAAATAGCCATAGTTACTGGAGCCTCTAGCGGAATTGGTAGGGCTATTGCATTTAAGTTAGCTAGCAGAGGTGCAAATCTAATTTTAGGAGATGTAAAAATTGATGAACTTAGAAAAGTAGCTGAGGAAATAGCAAAAGAAACTAAAGTTAAAGTAATTCCCCTCTACGTTAACGTAGGCGATTTCAATTCAACAAAAGAATTCTATAATAAAGGTATCTCAGAGCTTGGAGTAGATTATGTAGACATTTTAGTGAATAATGCAGGAATAAATAGAGATGCACTGTTCGTCAAAATGACTTATGAACAATGGGATGAAGTAATTAAGGTAGATTTATACAGCATGTTTAACATGACTAAACAAGTTGTTGATGGTATGGTTAAGAGGAATTACGGGAGAATTATAAATATATCATCATTAAGTTGGTTAGGAAATATAGGGCAAGCAAACTATTCAGCAGCTAAGGCTGGAGTGATAGGTTTTACTAAGACATTAGCTAGAGAATTAGGTAAATATAACATAACAGTTAACGCGATTTGTCCAGGGTTTATTGATACTCCAATGACTAGGGCAGTACCAGAAAAAATAAGGCAAAGAATTATAGAGAGAATTCCAATGGGTAGAATAGGCCAACCGGAAGATGTTGCAAACTTGGTTGCATTCCTCGCATCGGATGAAGCCTCTTATATAACTGGAGAAGTTATAGGTGTTACTGGAGGGTTAGTTCTATAA